Proteins encoded in a region of the Mariprofundus ferrinatatus genome:
- a CDS encoding lipoprotein insertase outer membrane protein LolB codes for MKRIPAPPLVALLLMIGMALTAGCAKQPPQQSTTIGPYSNFSGRLIVMEPTRRWQVVIQWRAERADRGDVRLTHAATGTVVEFRWAGRQMQVRDSNDHFWRAISADQLGSHGIVMPPQQLALILLGKMPSHFTEAKPDLWESRNSGHAIRLQWYAESKKLVMTDIKQGRQATLIITP; via the coding sequence GTGAAGAGAATCCCCGCGCCCCCTCTTGTTGCGCTATTGCTCATGATCGGCATGGCGTTAACGGCCGGATGCGCCAAACAGCCGCCGCAACAATCCACGACGATCGGCCCCTACAGCAACTTCTCGGGGCGCCTTATTGTGATGGAGCCAACACGGCGCTGGCAGGTGGTGATACAGTGGCGTGCCGAGAGGGCAGATCGCGGTGATGTACGGTTGACCCATGCCGCCACCGGCACGGTAGTGGAGTTCCGCTGGGCCGGCCGCCAGATGCAGGTCCGCGACAGCAATGACCACTTCTGGAGGGCGATCAGTGCAGATCAGCTTGGCAGCCACGGCATTGTCATGCCGCCGCAACAGCTTGCCCTGATCCTTCTCGGCAAGATGCCTTCCCACTTCACTGAGGCCAAACCGGATCTGTGGGAGAGCCGGAACTCCGGTCACGCCATCCGCCTGCAGTGGTACGCAGAGTCCAAGAAACTGGTGATGACCGACATCAAGCAGGGGCGCCAGGCCACGCTGATCATTACGCCATGA
- a CDS encoding response regulator produces the protein MALFHHVEDSKPLCELFSEIMRLFGHEIISFSNGLKYLEYIEDEEAACPVAVFTDIDMPVMDGYEMIEKVIGRYPNRLIVVLSAHAERGNVNEIHVFQHVDKPFQASSLEKLAKVLIAKKLSLGASADLLNV, from the coding sequence ATGGCGCTTTTTCATCATGTCGAAGACTCAAAGCCACTATGCGAATTATTTTCGGAAATAATGAGGTTGTTCGGACATGAAATCATTTCGTTTAGCAACGGGCTTAAATATTTAGAATACATCGAAGATGAGGAAGCTGCTTGCCCTGTAGCTGTATTTACTGACATAGATATGCCTGTAATGGATGGGTATGAGATGATAGAAAAAGTCATCGGAAGATATCCCAATCGTTTAATTGTGGTTCTCTCTGCTCATGCAGAAAGAGGAAATGTGAATGAAATACATGTATTTCAGCATGTGGATAAACCATTCCAAGCTTCATCCTTGGAGAAATTAGCTAAGGTATTAATTGCTAAAAAGCTCTCTCTTGGAGCAAGTGCTGATTTGCTGAATGTCTGA
- the guaB gene encoding IMP dehydrogenase codes for MNEQLLGEGLTFDDVLLVPQASSVMPRTADTSAQFTKNIRLNIPVVSAAMDTVTESGTAIALAQEGGIGVIHKNLTAAEQAAEVRRVKRYEAGVVQEPLTVSPETTLAEVHRLAKENGFSGFPVLDNDGKVCGIVTNRDIRFERDPLTKVADMMTPKERLVSVHQGVDLDACKELFRQHRIEKLPVVDDSGVLRGMMTVRDIEKSKAFPNAVRDDLGRLLAAAAIGVGEKELERFEALYAAGVDAIIVDTAHGHSSGVIEQVREIKRQYGDKIQVVGGNVATAEAVRDLANAGADAVKVGIGPGSICTTRIVAGVGVPQLTAVMQCALAGRELGVPIIADGGIKFSGDFAKAMAAGASTCMFGSMFAGTEEAPGEKILYKGRTYKAYRGMGSIGAMKQGSKDRYFQGDVDEAMKLVPEGIEGRVAYKGSVGDILHQLVGGLRAAMGYTGAATLAEMHARAKFVRITGAGLRESHVHDVTITEEAPNYRLDS; via the coding sequence ATGAACGAGCAACTGCTAGGTGAGGGGCTGACCTTTGATGATGTGCTGCTGGTGCCGCAGGCAAGCAGTGTTATGCCCAGAACGGCAGACACCTCGGCACAGTTTACAAAAAATATTCGCCTGAATATCCCGGTGGTTTCCGCCGCCATGGACACGGTAACCGAATCCGGAACAGCCATTGCTCTGGCGCAGGAGGGCGGGATCGGTGTGATTCACAAAAACCTGACCGCAGCTGAGCAGGCTGCAGAGGTGAGGCGTGTGAAGCGTTATGAGGCTGGCGTGGTCCAGGAGCCTCTGACTGTGTCGCCGGAAACCACGCTGGCTGAAGTACACCGCCTGGCGAAGGAGAACGGTTTCTCCGGATTCCCGGTTCTCGACAACGACGGCAAGGTGTGCGGCATTGTTACCAATCGTGATATCCGTTTTGAACGTGATCCGCTGACCAAAGTGGCAGATATGATGACACCGAAGGAGCGCCTGGTTTCCGTACATCAGGGTGTGGATCTCGATGCGTGCAAAGAGCTGTTCCGCCAGCACCGTATCGAAAAGCTACCGGTCGTTGATGACTCGGGCGTGCTGCGCGGCATGATGACCGTACGCGACATTGAGAAGTCCAAAGCATTTCCGAATGCGGTACGCGATGATCTTGGTCGCCTGCTTGCGGCGGCTGCGATTGGCGTTGGAGAGAAGGAGCTGGAGCGTTTCGAGGCACTCTACGCTGCCGGTGTCGATGCCATTATCGTGGATACGGCGCATGGCCACTCCAGTGGCGTCATTGAACAGGTGCGCGAAATCAAGCGCCAGTATGGTGACAAGATTCAGGTAGTGGGTGGTAATGTGGCCACAGCCGAAGCAGTTCGTGATCTGGCCAATGCAGGTGCTGATGCCGTCAAGGTGGGGATCGGCCCGGGCTCGATCTGTACCACCCGTATTGTCGCAGGTGTCGGTGTACCACAGCTGACAGCTGTAATGCAGTGTGCCCTGGCAGGCCGCGAGCTGGGCGTGCCGATCATTGCCGATGGCGGTATCAAGTTCTCAGGCGATTTCGCCAAGGCGATGGCTGCAGGTGCCTCGACCTGCATGTTCGGCTCGATGTTTGCCGGCACTGAAGAGGCACCGGGTGAGAAGATTCTCTACAAGGGACGCACCTACAAGGCGTATCGCGGCATGGGTTCGATCGGCGCGATGAAACAGGGAAGCAAGGACCGTTACTTCCAGGGTGATGTCGATGAGGCGATGAAGCTGGTGCCCGAGGGTATTGAGGGGCGTGTGGCTTACAAGGGCTCAGTCGGCGACATCCTGCACCAGCTGGTCGGCGGCTTGCGCGCGGCGATGGGTTATACCGGTGCGGCAACGCTTGCCGAGATGCATGCACGTGCCAAGTTTGTGCGCATCACCGGAGCAGGCTTGCGTGAATCGCATGTGCATGACGTAACGATTACCGAGGAAGCGCCGAACTATCGCCTCGACAGTTAA
- a CDS encoding tetratricopeptide repeat protein, producing the protein MIRYPGVITALISSLLLLQACATQMPADQDESSSKTEMAQQQLAEQMQQMEPEFLYLAAQNAIKDGNTELAAEFLTALVVRDPDSIEPHVQLAGLLLQLDRSDEAEMQIETLLKKPLQEGDHEKLLITQARLKVGSNKQEEALQLLDALFEKNPVHIQGRDLQARILADQNRLDDALAAIDKAILIEELPQFRLLQAQLLLKQQEYRAAEISLNRLRKLAPENDAAVLMLSNIALKENKLAKAEKILRDFLQANPDAILVGHALGKVMIQDKRIPEAIMVYRDLASRTGDNPEILRTLGMLYFRYHDFEKAEQTFRKLYQGNPDDESRFYLASSLEVLQRPAEARELYEAVDPEGKAGPDAQVRLAGLDFADKQFKKAMARLERVLKSDPQHVDAQLLRSAIRLAHKQYRLLLEETEVALSMETVHPQILFNRAVAYENLNKHEELEKTLIQLLAADPKHSEAMNFLGYSYAVRGVQLNKAEMLIQQALGIKPDDGYYLDSLAWVYYKRGEYGKALETQQRAIKQVEDDPVMHEHLGDILWRAGEQEAARTAWQKAIDANTESPEKLRKKIAGGLQEGE; encoded by the coding sequence ATGATCCGCTACCCGGGCGTGATCACCGCCCTGATCTCCTCCCTCCTTCTGCTGCAGGCATGTGCGACACAGATGCCTGCGGATCAGGATGAAAGCAGCAGCAAGACAGAGATGGCACAGCAGCAACTGGCAGAACAGATGCAGCAGATGGAGCCGGAGTTTCTATACCTGGCAGCCCAGAATGCTATCAAGGATGGCAATACGGAACTGGCCGCCGAATTCCTTACCGCACTGGTAGTCAGGGATCCCGATTCGATCGAACCACACGTCCAGCTGGCCGGCCTGCTGCTGCAGCTGGATCGAAGTGATGAGGCCGAGATGCAGATTGAGACGCTGCTGAAAAAGCCGCTCCAGGAGGGGGACCACGAAAAGCTGCTGATTACCCAGGCGCGACTGAAAGTGGGCAGCAACAAGCAGGAAGAGGCACTTCAGCTGCTTGATGCACTGTTTGAGAAGAATCCGGTTCATATCCAGGGACGCGACCTGCAGGCGCGCATCCTTGCCGACCAGAACCGTCTTGATGACGCCCTTGCCGCCATTGATAAGGCCATCCTTATTGAAGAGCTTCCGCAGTTCCGCCTGTTACAGGCCCAGCTCCTGCTCAAGCAGCAGGAGTACCGGGCGGCAGAAATATCCCTAAACCGCCTGAGAAAACTCGCCCCTGAAAATGATGCAGCTGTTCTGATGCTGAGCAATATAGCCCTGAAGGAGAACAAGCTTGCCAAGGCCGAGAAGATCCTGCGCGACTTCCTGCAGGCCAATCCGGACGCCATTCTGGTAGGTCATGCGCTCGGGAAAGTGATGATTCAGGACAAGCGCATCCCGGAAGCGATTATGGTCTACAGGGATCTTGCATCCCGTACCGGTGACAATCCGGAGATTCTGCGAACGCTGGGCATGCTCTATTTCCGCTATCACGACTTTGAAAAAGCGGAACAGACTTTCCGGAAGCTGTACCAGGGGAACCCGGACGATGAAAGCAGGTTTTACCTGGCCTCCAGCCTCGAAGTGTTACAACGACCTGCGGAGGCGAGAGAGCTTTATGAAGCTGTCGACCCCGAAGGCAAGGCAGGCCCCGATGCACAGGTGCGCCTGGCAGGGCTGGATTTTGCCGACAAACAGTTCAAAAAGGCTATGGCACGCCTCGAAAGGGTTCTGAAGTCGGATCCGCAACATGTCGATGCACAACTTCTGCGCTCGGCGATCCGGCTGGCCCATAAGCAGTACAGGCTCCTGCTTGAAGAGACTGAGGTCGCCCTGTCGATGGAGACTGTTCACCCGCAGATACTCTTCAACCGCGCAGTCGCCTATGAGAATCTGAATAAGCATGAAGAGCTCGAAAAGACCCTGATACAGCTACTTGCAGCTGATCCGAAGCACTCCGAAGCCATGAACTTCCTGGGCTACAGCTATGCGGTCAGGGGTGTTCAGCTGAATAAGGCTGAGATGCTTATTCAGCAGGCGCTGGGCATTAAACCGGATGATGGCTACTACCTCGACTCACTGGCCTGGGTTTACTATAAGCGCGGCGAATACGGAAAGGCACTGGAGACCCAGCAGAGAGCCATAAAACAGGTCGAAGACGACCCGGTCATGCATGAGCACCTCGGCGATATTCTCTGGAGGGCCGGGGAGCAGGAAGCGGCACGAACTGCCTGGCAGAAGGCCATTGATGCCAATACGGAGAGCCCGGAGAAACTCAGGAAGAAAATTGCCGGCGGGCTGCAGGAAGGCGAGTGA
- the rplM gene encoding 50S ribosomal protein L13 gives MRTWTVRPGDVERKWYIVDASDLVLGRLATQVATVLRGKHRPQYTPHADCGDHVIVINAEKVAVTGNKESDKVYYRHTGFAGGLKSITLGKQRAQHPERIIEAAVKGMMPKGPLGRSMLKKLKVYAGSDHPHTAQQPEALKLN, from the coding sequence ATGCGTACTTGGACTGTTCGCCCCGGCGATGTTGAACGCAAATGGTATATTGTAGATGCCTCTGATCTCGTACTTGGCCGACTGGCAACTCAGGTAGCAACTGTTCTGCGCGGCAAACATCGTCCGCAGTACACCCCGCATGCTGATTGTGGTGACCATGTTATCGTCATCAACGCTGAAAAAGTTGCTGTAACCGGCAACAAAGAGAGCGACAAAGTTTATTACCGCCACACTGGTTTTGCCGGCGGTCTGAAGAGCATCACGCTGGGTAAACAGCGTGCACAGCATCCTGAGCGCATCATTGAAGCAGCCGTCAAAGGCATGATGCCGAAAGGTCCTCTGGGCCGTTCCATGCTGAAAAAGCTGAAGGTTTACGCTGGCAGCGATCATCCGCACACCGCACAGCAGCCTGAAGCACTGAAACTGAATTAA
- a CDS encoding inorganic pyrophosphatase: MNQFPSPFFRWRPHPWHGLEVGPEPPRRVQAFIEICPFDMVKYEVDKATGYLRVDRSVRSSSQHPTLYGFIPRTYCGERVGKLMEEASRGDGDPLDICVITERPISKTEIILNARVVGGLPMCDNGEADDKIIAVIEDDPLWAKVDDIAELPPALIDRLMHYFLTYKYVPGKEHQVSIGEPYGYEHARVVIEAAINDYNENFGGQ; the protein is encoded by the coding sequence ATGAATCAATTTCCATCACCGTTTTTCCGTTGGCGTCCACACCCGTGGCACGGACTGGAGGTGGGCCCTGAACCACCCAGACGCGTGCAGGCATTTATCGAAATATGCCCCTTCGATATGGTGAAATATGAGGTGGATAAAGCGACTGGTTACCTGCGTGTGGACCGTTCGGTGCGTTCATCTTCGCAGCATCCGACCCTCTACGGTTTTATTCCGAGGACATACTGTGGCGAACGTGTCGGCAAGCTGATGGAAGAGGCCAGCCGCGGCGATGGCGATCCGCTCGATATCTGCGTGATTACCGAACGCCCGATCTCCAAGACCGAGATTATTCTCAATGCCCGCGTGGTCGGCGGCCTGCCGATGTGCGACAATGGCGAGGCGGATGACAAGATCATCGCTGTCATCGAGGACGATCCGTTATGGGCGAAGGTGGATGATATTGCTGAGTTGCCACCGGCGCTGATTGACCGCCTGATGCACTATTTCCTCACCTACAAGTATGTGCCGGGCAAGGAGCATCAGGTGTCGATCGGAGAGCCGTACGGCTATGAGCATGCCAGGGTGGTGATCGAAGCGGCAATCAACGACTACAACGAAAACTTCGGAGGGCAGTAA
- a CDS encoding ribose-phosphate pyrophosphokinase, which yields MVHEKLRLFSGTSNPPLAQDICEHIGKPLGEIYMQRFSDGEIFLQVQETIRGLDAFFIQSTSKPCNSNLMELLIFIDAAKRASARNICAVIPYFGYARQDRKSAGRTPISAKLVADLISRAGATRILTLDLHATQIQGFFDIPVDNIFAIPLFAKDIEARNDMENTIIVSPDVGGVVRARALANRLHVDMAIVDKRRPAPNVAKVMNIIGEVKGKHCILIDDMVDTAGTLCGAVDALLEKGATKVSAYASHGVLSGPASERLANSGLHELVVTDSIKQPKKIMKTGKVRIITIAQLMGEAITRIYDARSISSLYG from the coding sequence ATGGTCCACGAGAAACTTCGGCTTTTTTCCGGCACATCCAATCCGCCGCTTGCACAAGATATCTGTGAACACATCGGAAAGCCTCTGGGCGAGATCTACATGCAGCGTTTTTCAGATGGTGAAATCTTCCTTCAGGTTCAGGAGACCATCCGCGGCCTGGATGCCTTCTTTATCCAGAGCACCAGCAAACCGTGCAACTCCAACCTGATGGAACTGCTGATTTTTATCGATGCGGCCAAACGCGCCTCGGCCCGCAACATCTGTGCCGTAATTCCATATTTCGGCTATGCCCGACAGGATCGTAAAAGTGCCGGACGCACCCCCATCTCGGCCAAGCTGGTTGCCGACCTGATCAGTCGCGCCGGTGCCACGCGGATTCTCACCCTCGACCTCCACGCCACCCAGATTCAGGGCTTTTTCGACATTCCAGTAGATAATATCTTCGCCATTCCGCTGTTTGCCAAAGATATCGAAGCCAGAAATGATATGGAAAATACCATCATCGTATCTCCGGATGTTGGCGGCGTGGTTCGCGCCCGCGCTCTGGCTAACCGCCTGCACGTGGACATGGCCATCGTCGACAAACGTCGCCCCGCACCCAATGTGGCCAAGGTGATGAACATTATCGGTGAGGTCAAAGGCAAACACTGCATCCTCATAGACGACATGGTTGATACGGCAGGCACCCTGTGCGGTGCAGTGGATGCGCTGCTTGAAAAGGGCGCCACCAAGGTCAGCGCCTACGCCTCACACGGTGTTCTTTCCGGCCCGGCGTCCGAGCGCCTCGCCAATTCCGGCCTGCACGAACTGGTGGTAACAGACAGCATCAAGCAACCGAAAAAGATCATGAAAACCGGAAAAGTGCGCATTATTACAATTGCCCAGCTGATGGGTGAAGCGATTACGCGCATCTACGACGCACGTTCGATCAGCAGCCTCTACGGCTGA
- a CDS encoding M67 family metallopeptidase translates to MTTAVYEPERFRSPEYLDIIDAAESSNRLRIADDCLKAIKEQGESGYPHEICGLLIGRLDAEGWQISEVRQVDNLNSERAADRFELDPAAYQRIDRELRGSGLEIVGVYHSHPDCPAKPSPTDLGSAWEGFAYPIVSICDGKAASLRCWSVNDSGNRFQEIRIQEPA, encoded by the coding sequence TTGACTACAGCCGTTTACGAACCTGAACGATTCAGAAGCCCCGAATATCTCGACATCATCGACGCGGCTGAATCATCAAACCGACTCCGTATTGCTGATGATTGCCTGAAGGCAATCAAAGAACAGGGCGAGTCAGGCTATCCGCACGAGATCTGCGGCCTTTTGATCGGCAGGCTGGATGCAGAGGGGTGGCAAATCAGCGAAGTCCGGCAGGTGGATAACCTGAACAGTGAACGGGCGGCAGACCGCTTTGAGCTCGATCCTGCTGCCTATCAGCGCATCGACCGCGAGCTGCGCGGCAGCGGCCTTGAGATCGTGGGTGTCTATCACTCGCATCCGGACTGCCCCGCCAAACCATCGCCAACAGATCTCGGCAGCGCGTGGGAGGGGTTCGCCTATCCGATTGTCAGCATCTGTGATGGAAAAGCGGCATCTCTGCGCTGCTGGTCCGTCAACGACAGTGGCAACCGGTTTCAGGAAATCCGCATTCAGGAGCCTGCATGA
- a CDS encoding 4-(cytidine 5'-diphospho)-2-C-methyl-D-erythritol kinase, whose translation MKRSLPAPAKINLHLFVTAIRDDGMHELDTSFAYTDICDEVIIEDCAELKVTCSNPSLSGERNLVYRLLEAFRARHGISDGLALHIVKHIPEQAGLGGGSSDAATALLAANRLWKAGCSLQELIAFAAPFGADIPCFLYGRTSWAHGIGERLNDYPEVLPEKTLLLVWPGSGLSTAEVFRHFDHEVDSGRRSLTPYGGVDTIRPNSANLGRNDLEGSACSLSNGVSQLLSSLRKESVLAWMSGSGSTCIALFSDSGQAGKVAAQLKAQNPSFWTHVGSMRERHPLDRKYWDVAKR comes from the coding sequence ATGAAACGCTCACTGCCCGCTCCCGCAAAAATCAACCTGCACCTGTTCGTCACCGCCATCCGCGATGACGGCATGCACGAGCTGGATACCAGCTTCGCCTACACCGATATCTGCGACGAAGTGATTATCGAGGATTGCGCCGAACTGAAAGTCACATGCTCCAACCCCTCCCTGTCGGGAGAGCGCAACCTGGTCTATCGGCTGCTGGAGGCATTCAGGGCTCGCCACGGGATAAGCGACGGGCTCGCACTGCATATCGTCAAACATATCCCTGAACAGGCAGGCCTTGGCGGCGGCTCATCCGATGCGGCAACTGCACTTCTGGCCGCCAACAGGCTCTGGAAGGCAGGATGCTCCCTGCAGGAGCTTATTGCGTTTGCCGCGCCGTTCGGGGCCGATATCCCCTGTTTTCTTTACGGCAGGACAAGCTGGGCGCACGGTATCGGCGAAAGGCTTAACGACTATCCGGAAGTTTTGCCCGAGAAAACCCTGCTGCTGGTCTGGCCCGGCAGCGGACTTTCTACCGCCGAGGTGTTCCGTCACTTCGATCATGAAGTGGATAGCGGCCGTCGTTCATTGACCCCGTATGGGGGGGTGGATACCATCCGGCCCAATTCAGCCAACCTCGGAAGAAATGACCTCGAAGGCAGCGCCTGCAGCCTGAGCAATGGAGTGTCGCAACTACTGAGCAGCTTGCGAAAAGAGTCGGTTTTGGCATGGATGAGCGGTAGCGGATCTACATGCATCGCCCTGTTCAGCGATAGCGGACAGGCCGGCAAAGTAGCAGCGCAACTCAAGGCGCAGAATCCGAGCTTCTGGACGCATGTCGGAAGTATGCGGGAGAGGCACCCGCTGGATAGAAAATATTGGGACGTAGCCAAGCGGTAA
- a CDS encoding hydantoinase/carbamoylase family amidase — protein sequence MNSIRIHPEAIERRYAPLNATGAIDGNAANGFLRPPYSDPESAAMALLEQAASGRGLNCRYDAAGNLIIESAGNYSEWIETGSHIDTVPGGGNFDGTAGVVAGLEALLAIQQSESVLTRGVRLRVWRGEESATFGVTSIGSRAAFATLEPQALEKTWQGVTLADAMLSQGVDPVCIKRSQPAISSAERDSIAAFIELHIEQGKVLETGNLDIGIVTAIRGSKRSWIRIRGTFDHSGATPMGSEFRQDANLAMAYMQVELDHLMQRTNSNGADLVQTVGMINPHIHDSARLPLNDNAVTKVSGAACFSFEVRGADAEVVNSYCEKAFALIQNTAVRFGVTVEIDTFSDQPGIAELDPDIQALLADGCDELNLSQMRLPSGAWHDAGTVASQMRHDGSRIPVGMIFIPCRAGISHSRDEYSSPAQIAAGASLLATAMAKLATM from the coding sequence ATGAACTCTATCCGCATTCATCCTGAGGCGATCGAGCGGCGATATGCCCCGCTCAATGCCACGGGAGCCATTGACGGCAATGCGGCAAACGGATTCCTGCGCCCCCCCTACTCCGATCCGGAGAGCGCGGCCATGGCCCTTCTCGAACAGGCCGCATCCGGCCGCGGTCTTAATTGCCGCTACGATGCCGCCGGCAACCTTATCATTGAATCAGCCGGCAACTATTCCGAATGGATCGAGACCGGCTCGCATATCGACACCGTACCGGGCGGCGGCAATTTCGACGGCACAGCGGGTGTTGTTGCCGGGCTTGAAGCGCTGCTTGCGATTCAGCAGTCAGAATCGGTATTAACACGGGGGGTTCGCCTGCGCGTCTGGCGCGGCGAGGAGTCTGCCACCTTCGGGGTGACATCCATTGGCTCCCGGGCTGCATTCGCCACACTTGAACCGCAAGCGCTGGAAAAAACATGGCAGGGAGTGACGCTTGCAGATGCGATGCTCAGCCAGGGCGTGGATCCGGTATGTATCAAGCGCAGCCAGCCGGCCATCAGCAGTGCCGAGCGCGACTCGATTGCCGCCTTTATTGAACTGCATATCGAGCAGGGAAAAGTTCTCGAAACCGGAAATCTGGATATTGGCATCGTGACAGCGATTCGCGGTTCAAAACGCAGCTGGATCAGGATTCGCGGCACATTCGACCACTCCGGCGCCACCCCGATGGGCAGTGAATTCAGGCAGGATGCCAACCTGGCTATGGCATACATGCAGGTGGAACTTGATCACCTGATGCAGCGCACAAACAGCAACGGCGCCGATCTCGTACAGACTGTCGGCATGATCAACCCGCACATACACGACTCCGCCCGACTTCCGCTCAATGACAACGCCGTCACCAAGGTGAGCGGCGCGGCCTGCTTCTCGTTCGAGGTGCGGGGAGCGGATGCCGAAGTGGTGAACAGTTACTGTGAAAAGGCATTCGCCCTGATTCAAAATACAGCCGTGCGGTTCGGCGTGACTGTCGAAATCGACACATTTTCAGATCAGCCGGGCATCGCCGAACTGGACCCCGACATTCAGGCCTTACTTGCTGACGGGTGCGACGAACTCAATCTCAGCCAGATGCGGCTGCCGAGCGGCGCATGGCATGATGCGGGCACAGTCGCCTCTCAGATGCGCCACGACGGCTCCCGGATTCCGGTCGGCATGATCTTTATCCCCTGCCGTGCCGGCATCAGTCACTCCCGCGACGAATACAGCTCCCCTGCACAGATTGCCGCCGGCGCATCACTGCTCGCCACGGCAATGGCAAAGCTGGCAACCATGTAG
- the rpsI gene encoding 30S ribosomal protein S9, producing the protein MAETMYRGTGRRKRSVARVIIQSGSGKVLVNGREVENYFPVEIVRQQALLPLTETQLSGRIDVRVNVNGGGISGQAGAIRHGLARALLEYDAGLRPTLKSAGFLTRDSRKVERKKAGLKKARRAPQFSKR; encoded by the coding sequence ATGGCAGAGACAATGTACCGCGGCACTGGCCGCCGCAAACGTAGCGTAGCCCGAGTAATCATCCAGTCCGGCAGTGGCAAGGTTCTGGTGAACGGTCGCGAAGTGGAAAACTACTTCCCGGTTGAGATCGTACGTCAGCAGGCACTTCTGCCACTGACCGAGACCCAGCTCTCCGGTCGCATTGATGTTCGCGTTAACGTAAACGGTGGCGGCATCTCCGGTCAGGCAGGCGCCATTCGTCACGGTCTGGCCCGTGCTCTGCTCGAATATGATGCGGGCCTTCGTCCAACCCTGAAATCTGCAGGCTTCCTGACCCGCGACTCACGTAAGGTTGAGCGTAAGAAAGCCGGTCTTAAAAAGGCCCGTCGCGCTCCACAGTTCTCCAAACGCTAA